The following are encoded together in the Bos indicus isolate NIAB-ARS_2022 breed Sahiwal x Tharparkar chromosome 29, NIAB-ARS_B.indTharparkar_mat_pri_1.0, whole genome shotgun sequence genome:
- the RELA gene encoding transcription factor p65 — protein sequence MDDLFPLIFPAEPAQASGPYVEIIEQPKQRGMRFRYKCEGRSAGSIPGERSTDTTKTHPTIKINGYTGPGTVRISLVTKDPPHRPHPHELVGKDCRDGFYEAELCPDRCIHSFQNLGIQCVKKRDLEQAISQRIQTNNNPFQVPIEEQRGDYDLNAVRLCFQVTVRDPAGRPLRLAPVLSHPIFDNRAPNTAELKICRVNRNSGSCLGGDEIFLLCDKVQKEDIEVYFTGPGWEARGSFSQADVHRQVAIVFRTPPYADPGLQAPVRVSMQLRRPSDRELSEPMEFQYLPDTDDRHRIEEKRKRTYETFKSIMKKSPFNGPTDPRPPTRRIAVPNRGSASIPKPAPQPYSFTPSLSTINFEEFSPMVFPSGQIPSQTSALAPAPTPVLTQTQVLAPAPAPAPGMASTLAQALAPGLAQAVTPPAPRTNQTGEGTLTEALLQLQFDTDEDLGALLGNNTDPAVFTDLASVDNSEFQQLLNQGVPMGPHTAEPMLMEYPEAITRLVTGSQRPPDPAPTPLGPPGLTNGLLSGDEDFSSIADVDFSALLSQISS from the exons ATGGACG ACCTCTTCCCCCTCATCTTCCCTGCAG AGCCGGCGCAGGCCTCTGGCCCCTATGTGGAGATCATCGAGCAGCCCAAGCAGCGGGGCATGCGCTTCCGCTACAAGTGTGAGGGCCGCTCAGCTGGCAGCATCCCTGGAGAGAGGAGCACGGACACCACCAAGACCCACCCCACTATCAAG ATCAATGGCTACACCGGGCCAGGGACAGTCCGCATCTCCCTGGTCACCAAGGACCCCCCTCACCGGCCTCACCCTCACGAGCTAGTGGGGAAAGACTGCCGGGATGGCTTCTATGAGGCTGAGCTCTGCCCGGACCGCTGCATCCACAG CTTTCAGAACCTGGGGATCCAGTGTGTAAAGAAGCGGGACCTGGAGCAGGCCATCAGCCAGCGCATCCAGACCAACAACAACCCCTTCCAAG TTCCCATAGAAGAGCAGCGCGGGGACTACGACCTGAATGCCGTCCGGCTCTGCTTCCAGGTGACAGTGCGGGACCCGGCAGGCAGGCCCCTCCGCCTGGCGCCTGTCCTCTCTCACCCCATCTTTGACAACC GCGCCCCCAACACCGCCGAGCTCAAGATCTGCCGGGTGAATCGgaactctgggagctgcctcGGCGGGGATGAGATCTTCCTGCTGTGTGACAAGGTGCAGAAAG AGGACATCGAGGTGTATTTCACGGGACCAGGCTGGGAGGCCCGAGGCTCTTTTTCACAAGCTGACGTGCACCGGCAAGTGGCCATCGTGTTCCGGACGCCGCCCTACGCGGACCCCGGCCTGCAGGCCCCTGTGCGCGTCTCCATGCAGCTGCGGCGGCCTTCCGATCGGGAGCTCAGTGAGCCCATGGAATTCCAGTACTTGCCAGACACAG ACGATCGTCACCGGATTGAGGAGAAGCGCAAAAGGACGTACGAGACCTTCAAGAGCATCATGAAAAAGAGCCCTTTCAATG GACCCACCGACCCCCGGCCTCCAACCCGGCGCATCGCTGTGCCTAACCGCGGCTCAGCCTCCATCCCCAAGCCAG CTCCCCAGCCCTATTCCTTTACGCCATCTCTCAGCACCATCAACTTTGAGGAGTTTTCCCCCATGGTCTTTCCTTCTGGGCAGATCCCAAGCCAGACCTCGGCCTTGgcaccagcccccaccccggTCCTGACCCAGACCCAAGTCCTGGCCCcagccccggccccagccccaggcaTGGCATCAACCCTGGCCCAGGCCCTAGCCCCAGGCCTGGCTCAGGCTGTGACCCCGCCTGCCCCCAGGACCAACCAGACCGGGGAAGGGACACTGACAGAGGCCCTGCTGCAGCTGCAGTTTGATACCGATGAAGACCTGGGGGCTCTGCTTGGCAACAACACTGACCCTGCCGTGTTCACAGACCTGGCATCTGTCGACAACTCTGAGTTTCAGCAGTTGCTGAACCAGGGTGTACCCATGGGCCCCCACACAGCTGAGCCCATGCTGATGGAGTACCCTGAGGCTATAACTCGCCTGGTGACAGGGTCCCAAAGGCCCCCTGACCCAGCTCCCACTCCCCTGGGGCCCCCTGGGCTCACCAATGGCCTCCTCTCGGGGGATGAAGACTTCTCCTCCATCGCGGATGTGGACTTCTCAGCCCTTCTGAGTCAGATCAGCTCCTAA